Proteins encoded in a region of the Anoxybacillus amylolyticus genome:
- the mntA gene encoding type VII toxin-antitoxin system MntA family adenylyltransferase antitoxin: protein MGKTIVHVLKEKLAPFVIYLFGSTVNGTVRPNSDVDIAFLSDKKELDPYELFMIAQELADLLKREVDLIDLQQASTVFQAQVVHTGKVIYCSDEKKRMEFELKAFKMYAKLNEERSVILKKISESGSVYGK from the coding sequence ATTGGCAAAACGATTGTCCATGTATTAAAAGAAAAATTAGCCCCGTTTGTCATTTATTTATTCGGCTCCACTGTCAACGGAACGGTTCGTCCAAACAGCGATGTTGATATCGCTTTTTTGAGCGATAAAAAAGAGCTAGATCCATATGAACTGTTTATGATCGCCCAAGAGCTCGCCGATCTCTTAAAACGGGAAGTAGACCTTATCGACCTTCAACAAGCAAGCACCGTGTTTCAGGCCCAAGTCGTCCATACCGGAAAAGTGATCTATTGCTCAGATGAGAAAAAACGAATGGAATTTGAGTTAAAAGCGTTTAAAATGTACGCTAAGTTAAACGAAGAACGTTCGGTCATCTTAAAAAAAATAAGCGAAAGCGGGTCTGTTTATGGAAAATGA
- a CDS encoding ribonucleoside-diphosphate reductase subunit alpha, with protein MKRWREGEVAPFLCCRFIHSIQSGFFIGGGYAVAVKTISKQEIATFVREWTNDFPNLETESYVERIFRHWQAKPDWLLEELIDVFILEGLARISEQEPEWTFVCANLYLQTLYKQAAKQRRYDPRERYGNFYELITSLVTKGVYDRSLLDDYSKEEIEKLGTLIDPEKDKLFTYIGLRTLADRYLARDYERNLYELPQERFLIIAMALMAKEPREKRLLFIKEAYWALSHLYMTVATPTLANAGKSYGQLSSCFVDTIDDSLQGIYDSNTDIANLSKSGGGIGVYLGKIRSRGSDIKGFKGVSSGVIPWMKQLNNTAVSVDQLGQRKGAISVYLDVWHKDIFAFLDAKLNNGDERLRTHDLFTGVCIPDLFMEQVETRGDWYLFDPHEVRKVMGFSLEDFYDEAKGSGSFREKYWQCVYDERLSKEKVPAIEIMKSIMRSQLESGTPFMFYRDEVNRKNPNAHVGMIYCSNLCTEITQNQSPTVMETQYTKDGKIIIEKTPGDFVVCNLSSINLARAVTDNILERLIPIQVRMLDNVIDLNRIPVLQAQLTNEKYRAVGLGTFGWHHLLALKGIRWESKEAVVYADELYEKIAYLTIQASMELAKEKGSYPAFCGSDWQTGAYFTKRGYEAPHWQNLKEQVAQHGMRNGYVLAVAPNASTAIIAGSTASIDPIFLKVYAEEKKDYKIPVTVPDLNEQTTWYYKSAYHIDQHWSIRQNAARQRHIDQAISFNMYVMHTIKAKELLHLHLDAWKSGIKTTYYVRSTSSIVEECESCTS; from the coding sequence ATGAAACGATGGCGAGAAGGGGAGGTTGCACCCTTTTTGTGCTGTCGTTTCATCCACTCGATCCAGAGTGGATTTTTTATTGGAGGAGGATATGCAGTGGCGGTGAAGACGATTTCGAAACAGGAGATTGCTACATTTGTTCGCGAATGGACGAACGATTTTCCGAACTTGGAAACAGAAAGTTATGTGGAGCGCATATTTCGCCATTGGCAGGCGAAACCGGATTGGTTGTTAGAAGAATTGATAGACGTTTTCATTTTGGAAGGGTTGGCTCGTATTAGCGAACAAGAGCCGGAGTGGACATTTGTTTGTGCTAATTTGTATTTACAAACCCTCTACAAGCAAGCTGCTAAGCAACGTCGGTATGATCCGAGAGAGCGTTATGGTAATTTTTATGAGCTTATCACTTCGCTTGTCACGAAAGGAGTGTATGATCGTTCGCTACTTGACGATTATTCGAAAGAAGAAATCGAGAAACTCGGGACACTGATTGATCCGGAAAAAGACAAGTTATTTACCTATATCGGATTACGCACGCTTGCAGATCGGTACCTTGCACGCGACTATGAACGAAATCTTTACGAATTGCCGCAAGAACGGTTTTTAATTATCGCGATGGCGTTAATGGCGAAAGAGCCGCGTGAAAAGCGATTGTTGTTTATTAAAGAAGCGTATTGGGCGTTAAGTCATTTATACATGACGGTCGCCACTCCGACGCTAGCCAATGCGGGAAAAAGCTACGGGCAATTATCTAGCTGCTTTGTCGATACTATTGACGATAGCTTGCAAGGGATTTATGACAGCAATACGGATATTGCTAACCTTTCGAAATCTGGCGGCGGAATAGGGGTGTATCTTGGCAAAATTCGCAGCCGCGGCAGCGATATTAAAGGATTTAAAGGCGTTTCCTCTGGCGTCATTCCATGGATGAAGCAGCTAAACAATACAGCTGTCAGCGTTGACCAACTTGGACAGCGGAAAGGAGCGATTTCCGTCTATTTAGACGTATGGCATAAAGATATATTTGCTTTTCTCGATGCGAAATTAAACAATGGTGACGAACGGTTGCGTACGCATGATTTATTTACTGGTGTTTGCATCCCTGACCTCTTTATGGAACAAGTGGAAACTAGAGGAGATTGGTATTTGTTTGACCCGCATGAAGTTCGCAAAGTGATGGGGTTTAGCTTAGAAGATTTTTACGACGAAGCAAAAGGAAGTGGCAGCTTCCGTGAAAAATATTGGCAGTGCGTATACGATGAGCGGCTTTCGAAAGAAAAAGTACCGGCGATTGAAATCATGAAAAGTATCATGCGCAGCCAATTAGAATCCGGTACGCCATTTATGTTTTACCGCGATGAAGTCAACCGAAAAAATCCGAACGCGCACGTTGGCATGATTTATTGCAGCAACCTTTGCACGGAGATTACACAAAACCAAAGCCCGACGGTGATGGAAACACAATATACGAAAGATGGAAAAATTATCATTGAAAAAACGCCTGGGGACTTTGTTGTCTGCAATTTATCGTCTATTAATCTGGCACGTGCAGTGACGGATAACATACTAGAGCGATTAATTCCGATTCAAGTGCGGATGCTTGACAACGTTATTGATTTAAACCGAATCCCAGTGTTGCAAGCACAGCTGACGAACGAAAAATATCGGGCAGTCGGGCTTGGAACGTTTGGTTGGCATCACTTATTAGCATTAAAAGGAATTCGTTGGGAATCGAAAGAAGCAGTAGTTTATGCCGACGAGCTGTATGAAAAAATTGCCTATCTCACCATTCAAGCAAGCATGGAATTAGCGAAAGAAAAAGGGAGTTATCCAGCGTTTTGCGGCTCTGATTGGCAGACGGGCGCTTATTTTACGAAGCGCGGATACGAGGCACCACATTGGCAAAACTTAAAAGAACAAGTGGCGCAACACGGGATGCGTAATGGATATGTATTGGCAGTTGCTCCGAACGCATCGACCGCCATTATTGCCGGAAGCACCGCAAGCATCGACCCCATTTTTTTAAAAGTGTATGCGGAAGAAAAGAAAGATTATAAGATTCCTGTAACGGTGCCAGATTTAAATGAACAAACGACGTGGTATTATAAATCGGCCTATCATATTGACCAACATTGGAGCATTCGGCAAAATGCTGCTCGGCAGCGCCATATCGACCAAGCAATTTCGTTTAACATGTATGTCATGCATACAATTAAGGCAAAAGAATTATTACATTTGCACTTGGACGCTTGGAAGTCAGGAATAAAAACGACGTATTACGTCCGTTCTACCTCAAGCATTGTAGAAGAATGCGAATCATGCACAAGTTAA
- a CDS encoding ribonucleotide-diphosphate reductase subunit beta, whose protein sequence is MLGRRAIMDAEAPNRSTRIINGKCSNVLNWDDIAYPWAYAKYKRMLANFWTPFEINMSQDVKQFPLLTEREQEAFLKIIGLLALLDSIQTDYAGKVADYITDSSINALMIMLAQQEVIHNHSYSYVLSSLVPKQKQEEVFEFWRHEPTLRKRNDFVTNGYRAFVEQPTVENFLQSIVYDVILEGLFFYSGFAFFYNLARNQKMVATSTMINYINRDEQLHVDLFVKIFKEVLREYPEYDTPELAHFVQETFKRAAQLEMEWADVIIGNSMDGIPIQDLHDYIKFYANVRCHQLGFVRPFEGYRTNPLRWIKAYEEVDLGKSDFFEQKSRQYTKVNVDNGFDEL, encoded by the coding sequence ATGTTAGGGAGACGAGCAATTATGGATGCCGAAGCGCCGAACCGTTCGACGCGCATTATTAACGGCAAATGTTCCAATGTATTAAATTGGGATGACATTGCATATCCTTGGGCATACGCGAAATATAAGCGGATGCTTGCGAATTTTTGGACACCATTTGAAATTAATATGTCACAAGATGTGAAGCAATTTCCTCTGCTTACGGAACGCGAGCAAGAAGCATTTTTGAAAATTATCGGGCTGCTCGCCCTACTTGACAGCATTCAGACAGATTACGCCGGAAAAGTGGCTGACTACATCACTGATTCGAGTATTAACGCATTGATGATTATGCTTGCCCAACAAGAGGTCATTCATAACCATTCGTATTCGTATGTGCTTTCAAGCCTTGTCCCGAAGCAAAAGCAAGAGGAAGTATTTGAATTTTGGCGGCACGAACCGACTTTGCGCAAGCGAAACGATTTTGTGACGAACGGATACCGAGCGTTTGTCGAACAACCGACCGTAGAAAACTTTTTACAATCAATTGTTTATGACGTCATTTTAGAAGGGTTGTTTTTTTACTCCGGGTTCGCGTTTTTTTACAACTTGGCGCGCAATCAAAAAATGGTTGCTACAAGCACGATGATTAATTATATTAACCGCGATGAACAGTTGCACGTCGATTTGTTTGTAAAAATTTTCAAGGAAGTGCTGCGCGAATATCCAGAATATGATACACCAGAACTTGCCCATTTTGTGCAAGAAACGTTTAAAAGAGCAGCACAGCTCGAAATGGAATGGGCCGATGTTATTATTGGCAACAGCATGGATGGTATTCCGATTCAAGATTTGCATGACTACATAAAGTTTTATGCAAATGTCCGTTGTCATCAGCTCGGATTTGTACGTCCTTTTGAAGGATATCGCACCAATCCGCTTCGCTGGATTAAAGCGTACGAGGAAGTCGATTTAGGGAAATCGGACTTTTTTGAACAAAAATCGCGCCAATATACAAAAGTAAATGTCGATAACGGATTTGACGAGCTGTAA
- a CDS encoding ATP-binding cassette domain-containing protein, producing the protein MLTVDIQKKLSHFELNVKFSVANEIVVLFGPSGSGKTTILHCIAGISKPTTGTIQLNNTVLFDNKKIVVPIHKRNIGYVFQDYALFPHMTVWKNIAYGMKNERLAKELMKELQIEQLSEKYPVEISGGEKQRVAMIRAIATEPDALLLDEPFSALDNQTRSKSHEELLRIHERWRIPIILVTHQYEEAKKLGDRILYVQDGTIRDEERKIHRPMT; encoded by the coding sequence ATGCTTACCGTCGATATCCAAAAAAAACTCTCTCATTTTGAATTAAACGTAAAATTTTCCGTAGCTAACGAGATCGTTGTTCTTTTTGGACCTTCCGGTTCTGGAAAAACGACAATTTTACATTGTATTGCCGGAATAAGTAAACCTACTACTGGTACCATCCAACTAAATAATACGGTGTTATTCGACAATAAAAAAATAGTTGTTCCTATACATAAAAGAAATATCGGCTATGTGTTTCAAGACTATGCGCTCTTTCCACATATGACGGTTTGGAAAAACATTGCTTATGGTATGAAAAACGAACGCTTGGCAAAAGAATTAATGAAGGAACTACAAATTGAACAACTTAGTGAAAAATATCCAGTGGAAATTTCAGGTGGCGAAAAACAGCGAGTCGCTATGATACGGGCAATTGCTACCGAGCCAGATGCCTTGCTTTTAGACGAGCCATTTTCTGCTTTAGATAACCAAACAAGGTCAAAAAGTCATGAGGAATTATTACGTATCCACGAACGGTGGCGCATCCCAATTATACTAGTCACGCATCAGTACGAAGAAGCTAAAAAATTAGGAGATCGCATTTTATATGTGCAAGATGGAACCATTCGTGATGAGGAAAGAAAAATACACCGCCCCATGACTTAA
- the modB gene encoding molybdate ABC transporter permease subunit, with product MNYSPLILSFKTATIATLIVFITGVVLARWISRSSFSGKSIIEAIILLPLVLPPTVVGFGLLYVFGKNGFIGRLLFDLFGFQVAFTWYGVLIASVVVSFPLMYQSAAAAFQQYDLNIENAAYTLGASKWKVFWTISFPLAWPGLLAGLVLSFARALGEFGATLMLAGYIPNVTDTIPLAIYFAVESGNMQVAKFWTIIIVCLGFSAILWLNWWSKKNIMKHVPK from the coding sequence ATGAATTATTCTCCGCTTATCCTTTCCTTTAAAACTGCTACAATCGCAACGCTTATTGTATTTATTACTGGAGTTGTATTAGCAAGATGGATCAGCCGCAGTTCCTTTAGTGGGAAAAGTATTATAGAAGCGATCATTTTATTGCCACTCGTACTTCCTCCTACCGTTGTCGGTTTTGGTTTATTATATGTATTCGGAAAAAACGGGTTTATCGGTCGATTACTCTTTGACTTGTTTGGTTTCCAAGTCGCTTTCACTTGGTACGGTGTTCTTATTGCATCCGTCGTCGTATCCTTTCCCTTAATGTATCAAAGTGCAGCTGCAGCCTTCCAACAATATGACCTAAATATTGAAAATGCTGCTTATACGCTGGGCGCATCTAAATGGAAAGTGTTTTGGACGATATCCTTTCCGCTTGCATGGCCGGGTCTGTTAGCTGGCTTAGTTTTATCGTTCGCTCGAGCGCTTGGGGAATTTGGTGCCACGCTCATGCTCGCCGGCTATATTCCGAATGTCACTGACACCATTCCTTTAGCTATCTATTTTGCAGTGGAATCAGGGAATATGCAAGTAGCAAAATTTTGGACGATCATTATTGTTTGCCTAGGGTTTAGCGCTATTTTGTGGCTGAATTGGTGGAGCAAAAAAAATATAATGAAACATGTACCAAAATAA
- the modA gene encoding molybdate ABC transporter substrate-binding protein, with amino-acid sequence MKPVIRITMSVFLCVSLLFMFGCTNEEKKQESKQTVELTISAASSLQNALTEIQKRYEKDHKNIKLVFNFGSSGALQQQIEQGAPVDLFFSAAENKFRPLVDKGLINKEESKNLLGNELVLIVPKDKGNTIKGFQSLTDNSIKQIAIGNPETTPAGQYGKQVLTKLNLWEKVNGKIVYTKDVRQVLLYVETNAVDAGIVFKTDAQISNKVKVVDIAAANMHAPIIYPIGIIKNTKHKKEATDFYQYIQTKDSLQVFEKYGFQILK; translated from the coding sequence ATGAAACCTGTTATTCGCATCACAATGAGTGTGTTTTTGTGTGTCTCGCTCCTCTTTATGTTCGGATGTACCAATGAAGAGAAAAAACAGGAATCGAAGCAAACTGTAGAACTAACTATCTCGGCAGCATCTAGTTTACAAAATGCACTGACAGAAATTCAAAAAAGATATGAAAAAGACCACAAAAATATAAAATTAGTATTTAACTTTGGAAGTTCCGGTGCATTGCAACAGCAAATCGAACAAGGAGCGCCAGTAGATTTATTTTTCTCGGCTGCTGAAAATAAATTTCGCCCGCTCGTAGACAAAGGATTAATTAACAAAGAAGAAAGTAAAAATTTGTTAGGAAACGAACTCGTGTTAATTGTTCCGAAAGATAAAGGGAATACGATAAAAGGATTTCAATCTTTAACAGACAATAGCATCAAGCAAATTGCTATTGGCAATCCTGAGACAACTCCTGCAGGTCAGTATGGGAAACAAGTCTTAACGAAGTTAAATCTTTGGGAAAAAGTAAACGGAAAAATCGTATATACAAAGGATGTGCGCCAAGTATTACTGTATGTAGAAACAAATGCAGTAGATGCAGGAATTGTCTTCAAAACGGATGCCCAAATATCTAATAAGGTAAAAGTTGTCGACATAGCAGCTGCTAATATGCATGCTCCTATTATTTATCCAATTGGTATCATTAAGAATACAAAGCATAAAAAAGAGGCTACAGATTTCTATCAATATATACAGACAAAAGATTCTCTCCAAGTTTTTGAGAAATACGGATTTCAGATTTTAAAGTAA
- a CDS encoding helix-turn-helix domain-containing protein, producing the protein MIAKRLSELRKKKKWSLQYIADQLNIAKSTYAGYESGYRQPSLEAVKELATLFATSTDYLLGVVDDEQQTIELTNTSVSITVDGERLTEDEIHQLIAFIRIKREMAKK; encoded by the coding sequence ATGATTGCAAAACGATTGTCGGAGTTAAGAAAAAAGAAAAAATGGTCATTGCAATATATCGCCGATCAATTAAACATCGCCAAAAGCACATACGCCGGCTATGAATCCGGCTACCGCCAGCCGTCGTTAGAAGCTGTAAAAGAACTCGCCACGTTATTTGCCACGTCGACGGATTACTTGCTTGGCGTCGTCGATGATGAACAACAAACGATTGAACTGACGAACACATCCGTTTCGATTACCGTCGATGGGGAGCGTTTAACAGAAGACGAAATTCATCAACTCATTGCCTTCATTCGAATCAAACGGGAGATGGCAAAAAAATAG
- a CDS encoding asparaginase, translated as MKNILLLATGGTIASVPSEEGLTPKLTAEQLTGYITIENQPYRLDSQILMNIDSTNMQPEHWREIAEAIYQNYDNYDGFVVTHGTDTMAYTAAALSYMLQHGNKPIVLTGSQVPIGFEKTDAKKNIRDALRFACENIGGVFVVFDGRVILGTRAVKMRTKSYDAFESINHPYVAYIHKDRIDYQCELETTHEQLQFDPSLCPDVFLLKLHPGTKPEIFDYIRHLYRGVIIESFGSGGVPFQGRNLLPKIKELIDDGMAVVITTQCLEEGEDLTLYEVGRKVAQNTVILSGDMNTEAIVPKLMWALGKTTNLLDIKAIMETPIANDITPKQEESWDA; from the coding sequence ATGAAAAACATTTTGTTATTAGCGACAGGAGGCACGATTGCTTCTGTTCCAAGTGAAGAAGGACTGACGCCGAAGCTGACGGCAGAACAATTAACAGGCTACATCACAATCGAAAACCAGCCGTATCGGTTAGACAGCCAAATTTTAATGAACATCGACAGCACGAATATGCAGCCGGAGCATTGGCGCGAGATTGCCGAGGCCATTTATCAAAACTACGACAACTATGACGGATTTGTCGTTACGCACGGAACAGATACGATGGCATATACAGCGGCTGCGTTGTCGTATATGCTCCAACACGGCAATAAACCGATCGTGTTGACCGGTTCGCAAGTGCCGATCGGCTTTGAAAAAACGGATGCGAAAAAAAATATACGCGATGCGCTTCGTTTTGCTTGCGAAAACATCGGCGGCGTCTTCGTCGTATTCGATGGGCGCGTCATTTTAGGTACAAGAGCGGTAAAAATGCGGACGAAAAGTTACGACGCGTTTGAAAGCATTAACCATCCGTACGTCGCTTATATTCATAAAGACCGCATCGACTATCAATGCGAGCTAGAAACGACGCATGAGCAGCTACAATTTGATCCGTCGCTTTGCCCCGATGTGTTTTTATTAAAACTTCATCCAGGCACGAAGCCGGAAATCTTCGATTACATTCGTCACTTATATCGCGGGGTGATCATCGAAAGCTTCGGTAGCGGCGGTGTACCGTTTCAAGGGCGCAATTTGTTGCCAAAAATAAAAGAGCTCATTGATGATGGAATGGCAGTTGTCATTACGACGCAATGTTTAGAAGAAGGAGAAGATTTAACATTATATGAAGTTGGGCGGAAAGTGGCGCAAAATACCGTCATTTTATCAGGCGATATGAATACGGAAGCGATCGTGCCGAAGCTCATGTGGGCGTTAGGAAAAACGACGAATTTGCTTGACATTAAAGCGATCATGGAAACGCCAATTGCCAATGACATTACGCCAAAACAAGAAGAAAGTTGGGATGCGTAA
- a CDS encoding YbgA family protein yields the protein MPRFATPVVVVSECLGFAPCRYNGDQLEDETVRKLVPFVRFIPVCPEMQIGLGTPRETIRLVMTESGVRLVQPSTGIDWTEVMNGFSAAFLHKLRDVDGFILKSRSPSCGMKDVKIYRNEQKGPTAGKGSGLFAEQVLMMFPHKAIEEEGRLTNFSIREHFLTKLFTLALFREVKQTKSHHQLVEFHAEHKYLFMAYHQKKLKELGNTVANRERLPIDEVFSRYEQILCELFAKRSRRKANINVCQHMMGYFKHELSTEEKHYFEQLLSKYRDGKLPLSSVTSVIKSWAVRYKNEYLLKQRYFEPYPEELIDITDSGKGRDY from the coding sequence ATGCCACGTTTTGCGACACCTGTTGTCGTTGTAAGCGAATGTTTAGGATTTGCGCCTTGCCGTTATAACGGAGATCAACTCGAAGATGAAACGGTTCGTAAACTCGTACCATTTGTGCGTTTTATTCCTGTTTGTCCTGAAATGCAAATCGGTCTCGGAACTCCACGGGAAACGATTCGTCTTGTGATGACGGAGTCAGGTGTACGACTCGTGCAGCCGTCCACAGGGATCGATTGGACGGAAGTGATGAATGGTTTTTCTGCTGCTTTTTTACATAAACTGCGAGATGTAGATGGATTTATTTTGAAAAGCCGCTCGCCTTCTTGCGGAATGAAAGATGTGAAAATTTACCGAAATGAACAAAAAGGACCGACTGCTGGGAAGGGAAGCGGCTTGTTTGCCGAACAAGTGTTGATGATGTTTCCGCATAAAGCGATCGAAGAAGAGGGGAGGCTTACGAATTTTTCCATTCGTGAGCATTTTTTGACAAAATTATTTACGCTTGCGCTATTTCGGGAAGTAAAGCAAACGAAATCGCATCACCAACTTGTCGAATTTCATGCAGAACATAAATATTTGTTCATGGCGTACCATCAAAAAAAATTGAAAGAACTTGGTAACACGGTTGCGAATCGAGAACGGCTGCCAATCGATGAAGTGTTTTCACGTTATGAACAAATATTGTGCGAACTATTCGCGAAACGTTCCCGACGAAAAGCAAACATAAACGTTTGCCAACATATGATGGGGTATTTTAAACATGAACTGTCTACTGAAGAAAAGCACTACTTCGAACAGTTGTTATCGAAATATCGTGATGGGAAGCTGCCGCTAAGCAGTGTGACAAGTGTGATTAAATCATGGGCGGTTCGCTATAAAAATGAGTATTTGTTGAAACAGCGTTATTTTGAACCCTACCCGGAGGAACTAATAGATATAACAGATTCTGGGAAAGGAAGGGATTATTGA
- a CDS encoding LysR family transcriptional regulator has product MDQLLHVFVKVAEKKNFTRAAEELHMTQPAVSQHIQTLERLMGTKLLERNNKYVKLNKAGKIVYHHAKEILGLYTRMNHLIDDLMNHASGALSIGASYTYGEYILPHIMAELHKQYPLIKPAITIGNSNEIVEMVSNHQLDVGIIEMDIEMKDVYIEPFAEDQMFIIASANHPYAKKKRVSIDDLRSETWIVRETGSGTRKATDKLFSKYNFFPHDIMEFGSTQLIKEVVEAGLGITFLSQWTVRKELSFGTLKLIHIDDQPFFRQFSFITQKTPFYTKAMEVFLDILRKHRTSANSLAKQ; this is encoded by the coding sequence TTGGATCAATTATTGCACGTGTTTGTCAAAGTGGCGGAAAAGAAAAATTTTACACGCGCTGCCGAAGAATTACACATGACACAGCCGGCGGTGAGCCAGCATATCCAAACATTGGAGCGCCTAATGGGAACAAAATTGCTAGAGCGAAACAACAAGTACGTAAAACTTAATAAAGCTGGAAAAATTGTTTACCATCATGCGAAAGAAATATTAGGGCTTTATACTCGCATGAACCATTTGATCGATGACTTAATGAACCACGCCAGCGGAGCGCTGTCCATCGGCGCCAGCTATACTTACGGCGAGTATATCCTTCCCCATATTATGGCCGAGTTGCATAAACAGTACCCATTAATTAAACCGGCCATCACCATCGGAAATTCGAATGAAATTGTAGAAATGGTGAGCAACCATCAATTGGATGTCGGGATTATCGAAATGGACATTGAGATGAAAGATGTTTATATCGAACCGTTTGCCGAAGACCAAATGTTTATCATCGCTTCTGCTAACCATCCGTATGCAAAAAAGAAAAGGGTGTCTATTGATGATCTTCGCAGCGAAACATGGATCGTTCGCGAAACGGGGTCTGGAACAAGGAAAGCAACCGACAAATTGTTTTCAAAATATAACTTTTTTCCGCACGATATCATGGAATTTGGCAGTACACAGCTGATTAAAGAAGTGGTGGAAGCCGGCTTGGGCATTACATTCCTTTCACAATGGACAGTAAGAAAAGAGCTTTCTTTTGGGACATTGAAACTGATACATATTGATGACCAGCCTTTTTTTCGCCAATTTTCCTTTATCACTCAAAAAACCCCGTTTTATACAAAAGCGATGGAAGTGTTTTTAGACATTTTACGGAAGCATAGAACTTCGGCAAACAGCTTAGCAAAGCAATAA
- a CDS encoding thioredoxin family protein, whose amino-acid sequence MNAKNELFSIEEIEHFVNNHYLAFLYISKTHCSVCHALLPKVQKVMAEFPKIQMAFVNVDNVPNIAGHLSILTAPVLILYVDGKEVLREARFVHVEQFKKKVEKIYFLME is encoded by the coding sequence TTGAATGCAAAAAATGAGCTATTTTCCATAGAAGAAATCGAGCATTTCGTAAACAATCATTATTTAGCATTTTTATACATCTCAAAAACACATTGCAGTGTTTGTCATGCATTGTTACCGAAAGTGCAAAAAGTCATGGCGGAATTTCCAAAGATTCAAATGGCCTTTGTCAACGTCGATAATGTCCCGAACATAGCAGGGCACCTTTCCATATTGACCGCACCTGTTTTGATTTTATATGTCGATGGAAAAGAAGTTTTACGAGAGGCAAGGTTTGTTCATGTTGAACAGTTTAAAAAGAAAGTGGAAAAAATTTATTTTTTAATGGAATAG